The Desulfosporosinus acidiphilus SJ4 genome has a window encoding:
- the gabT gene encoding 4-aminobutyrate--2-oxoglutarate transaminase: MSQELTLPGPKSKALIERKNQCTARGISQGTPLFIEKAEGALLIDVDGHEFIDFYGGIGVLNAGHCPKPVVKAIKDQADKLIHTCFMTSMYEGWVDLAERLTKIAPIAGDLKVTYGNSGAEAVENAIKIARSYTKKTGIIAFEMAFHGRTNLTMGLTSKVKPYKFGFGPFAPEIYRIPSAYCYRCYYKSTYPGCGMHCLEQFERFFAAEAAPETIAAMIIEPVQGEGGFIVPPKEFLPGLKSIASNNGIVFIADEIQTGFGRTGKMFAVEHYGVEPDLMTMAKSIAAGIPLSAVVGKSEIMDAPEPGMLGGTYAGNPIACAAGVATIDYIQQENLSSSADRIGGTVVERLKAMQETYSLIGDIRCLGAMVGIELVKDRVTKEPAKEETAQITQECLKHGLLIISAGVFGNVIRMLMPLVITNEQLEQALNILEAAFAKVSRQNI; the protein is encoded by the coding sequence GTGTCTCAAGAACTTACACTGCCGGGACCAAAATCTAAAGCACTGATCGAGAGAAAAAATCAGTGCACAGCTCGGGGGATTTCACAGGGAACCCCTTTATTTATTGAAAAAGCAGAGGGTGCCTTACTAATCGATGTTGATGGTCATGAATTTATTGATTTTTATGGTGGAATTGGTGTTTTAAATGCGGGCCATTGTCCTAAACCTGTTGTTAAGGCAATAAAGGATCAAGCAGACAAATTAATTCATACGTGTTTTATGACTTCTATGTATGAGGGATGGGTTGACCTGGCCGAAAGGCTGACTAAAATTGCCCCTATAGCCGGCGATTTAAAAGTAACTTACGGTAACAGTGGTGCCGAAGCCGTGGAAAATGCTATAAAAATTGCCAGATCGTATACCAAAAAGACTGGAATTATTGCTTTTGAAATGGCTTTTCACGGGCGGACAAATCTAACCATGGGGTTAACAAGTAAAGTAAAACCCTATAAATTTGGTTTTGGTCCCTTTGCTCCGGAAATTTACAGAATTCCATCAGCTTATTGTTATCGTTGTTATTATAAATCAACCTACCCGGGATGCGGAATGCACTGTCTGGAACAATTTGAACGTTTCTTTGCGGCTGAAGCAGCCCCGGAAACCATTGCCGCTATGATTATCGAGCCGGTACAAGGGGAAGGTGGTTTTATTGTCCCGCCTAAAGAGTTTTTGCCGGGCCTGAAGTCCATCGCCTCAAATAATGGCATCGTCTTTATAGCCGACGAGATTCAGACAGGTTTTGGCCGGACAGGAAAAATGTTTGCTGTTGAACATTACGGAGTAGAACCAGATCTTATGACCATGGCAAAATCAATTGCCGCTGGGATTCCCTTAAGTGCGGTGGTGGGCAAATCTGAAATCATGGACGCTCCCGAACCAGGAATGCTTGGGGGCACCTATGCAGGTAATCCAATTGCCTGTGCTGCCGGTGTGGCAACAATCGATTATATTCAGCAAGAAAATCTTTCATCAAGCGCAGATAGGATTGGCGGAACCGTCGTTGAGCGTTTAAAGGCAATGCAGGAGACTTACTCTTTAATTGGGGACATTCGGTGTTTGGGGGCTATGGTTGGAATTGAACTTGTTAAAGACCGGGTTACCAAGGAACCGGCCAAAGAGGAAACGGCTCAAATTACTCAAGAATGTCTAAAACATGGCCTTCTGATTATTTCGGCAGGGGTTTTCGGAAATGTCATTAGGATGTTAATGCCCCTGGTTATCACGAACGAGCAGCTAGAGCAGGCCTTAAATATTTTAGAAGCCGCTTTTGCGAAAGTTAGCCGTCAAAATATATAA
- a CDS encoding putrescine aminotransferase: protein MMINYKDIYNYSQRILDIIAKPIINEQEVEWVKQETVNGFRDYVNPGFLEYRKSVTIGDLASSAVEWSDSGPNGFRDINGKEYIDCLGGFGIYNVGHRHPKVLKAVIDQMGRQALHSQDLLDPLRAILMKILADITPGQLKYSFLTNSGTESVEAGIKLAKANNPNKPTIIAATKAFHGKSMGSLSGTAKGVFRRPFMPVVPGFRHVPFNDLEMLRKTMESCQMVGEDVGAVLLEPIQGEGGVNIPDGDYLTGVRKLCDEFGALLILDEVQTGMGRTGKMFCCEHYGVIPDILCLAKAFGGGIMPIGATIATEKVFSVLFENPFLHTTTFGGNPLACAAAIANINVLIEENLPERAAEMGEYMLAGLRKAAAGYENKLVDVRGKGLLIAMEFVDNEVGFEVAKHMFDNGVLVTGTLINAQVIRVEPPLTITRKEADRVFEVLAYALAKVSGDNKV from the coding sequence ATGATGATCAACTACAAGGATATATACAATTATTCCCAAAGAATCCTGGACATTATTGCGAAACCCATTATCAATGAGCAAGAGGTGGAATGGGTAAAACAAGAAACGGTGAATGGTTTCCGTGACTATGTTAATCCTGGTTTTCTTGAATATCGCAAATCAGTAACCATTGGTGATTTAGCTTCCAGCGCTGTAGAATGGTCGGATTCAGGACCGAATGGTTTCCGGGATATCAACGGCAAGGAATATATTGATTGCTTGGGTGGCTTTGGAATATATAACGTTGGTCATCGTCATCCAAAAGTTCTTAAAGCAGTTATCGACCAAATGGGACGGCAGGCATTGCACAGCCAGGATTTGCTTGACCCCCTAAGGGCAATTTTAATGAAAATACTGGCAGATATTACTCCTGGTCAACTGAAATATTCATTTTTAACCAATAGCGGTACAGAATCTGTTGAAGCAGGAATCAAACTGGCAAAAGCTAATAATCCAAATAAGCCTACAATTATTGCCGCGACCAAAGCATTTCATGGCAAGAGCATGGGCTCTCTTTCCGGAACAGCCAAAGGAGTCTTTCGGCGGCCGTTCATGCCTGTTGTTCCTGGTTTTCGCCATGTTCCCTTCAATGATTTAGAGATGCTCAGGAAAACTATGGAATCCTGCCAAATGGTGGGAGAAGACGTTGGGGCTGTTCTCCTAGAACCGATTCAGGGGGAAGGGGGAGTAAACATTCCTGATGGCGATTATTTAACGGGTGTGCGCAAGTTATGCGACGAATTTGGCGCCTTGCTAATTCTTGATGAAGTACAGACAGGTATGGGGAGAACAGGGAAAATGTTCTGCTGTGAACATTACGGGGTGATTCCGGATATTTTGTGTCTGGCAAAGGCCTTCGGCGGCGGAATAATGCCGATTGGAGCTACAATAGCCACGGAGAAAGTGTTCTCAGTGTTATTCGAAAATCCGTTTTTGCATACTACGACTTTTGGTGGGAACCCGTTAGCCTGCGCGGCAGCAATTGCCAATATCAATGTATTAATTGAAGAAAATCTGCCTGAACGCGCAGCCGAAATGGGCGAATACATGCTGGCCGGTTTGCGTAAAGCGGCAGCCGGATATGAAAACAAACTGGTTGATGTTCGCGGTAAGGGCTTGCTGATAGCGATGGAATTTGTTGATAATGAAGTGGGGTTTGAAGTCGCCAAGCATATGTTTGACAACGGAGTCCTGGTTACCGGCACTCTAATTAATGCGCAGGTTATTCGTGTGGAACCTCCCCTAACAATTACCCGGAAAGAAGCGGATAGAGTATTTGAAGTCCTGGCTTATGCTTTAGCTAAGGTAAGTGGAGATAACAAAGTTTGA
- a CDS encoding aldehyde dehydrogenase family protein encodes MMHNILKNLKQSTDGTFLMFIDGEWVSSSGGKTQELYNPATGEAIGSVAFGSEEDAERAIRAARRAFDVDGWPETTAQERANLLFKLADEIEAIAPELAALETLSNGKPLREAEYDVADAAGCFRYYAGLVTKPHGQVFDVPAPSQSFVVREPVGVCGQIVPWNFPLLMCAWKLGPALAAGNVSVLKPATWTPLTALRLGTLIDKVGFPKGVVNILVGPGSSVGQYLAESPLVDMIALTGGTDTGRKIMQAASGNIKKIALELGGKSPNIIFADADFEVAVDYALYGIFVNSGQVCSAGSRLLVEESIHDRFVTRLVERALQIRVGDGFNPETEMGPLVSAQHLKTVEDYIAIGLSEGARLLCGGKRPEGDLGKHGNYLLPTIFTDTRSDMRIVREEIFGPVLVVQTFKDEADAIRVANDCVYGLAGAVFTNDISKAHRVIKKMRAGITWINTYHPTYNEAPWGGYKQSGIGRELGTFGFEEYTEVKQINVNLAVEPTGWFSH; translated from the coding sequence ATGATGCATAATATCTTAAAAAACCTGAAACAATCAACAGACGGAACCTTTCTAATGTTTATCGATGGTGAGTGGGTTTCATCCTCCGGCGGGAAAACTCAAGAACTCTACAACCCTGCAACCGGTGAAGCCATTGGCTCGGTAGCATTTGGATCAGAAGAAGATGCGGAGCGAGCGATTCGTGCCGCAAGACGTGCTTTTGATGTAGACGGCTGGCCAGAGACTACTGCCCAGGAACGGGCCAATTTATTATTTAAGCTTGCTGATGAAATCGAAGCAATTGCCCCGGAATTAGCCGCGCTAGAGACATTGTCCAATGGTAAACCGTTGCGGGAGGCTGAATATGACGTGGCAGATGCTGCCGGCTGCTTCCGCTATTACGCCGGATTAGTTACAAAACCCCACGGGCAGGTATTCGATGTTCCCGCACCATCCCAATCCTTTGTGGTAAGAGAGCCTGTTGGTGTCTGCGGTCAAATTGTTCCCTGGAACTTTCCGCTTTTGATGTGCGCCTGGAAACTAGGGCCGGCGCTTGCCGCAGGCAACGTAAGCGTTTTAAAACCTGCAACATGGACACCTCTAACAGCATTACGGTTAGGAACCCTCATTGACAAGGTTGGATTTCCGAAAGGTGTGGTGAACATTCTGGTAGGTCCAGGCTCTAGTGTCGGCCAGTACCTAGCAGAAAGCCCTTTGGTTGATATGATTGCCTTAACTGGCGGTACGGACACAGGGCGTAAAATAATGCAAGCTGCTTCTGGAAACATTAAGAAAATTGCCCTGGAACTGGGAGGAAAATCACCTAACATTATTTTTGCAGATGCCGATTTCGAGGTAGCCGTCGACTATGCACTTTATGGTATCTTTGTAAATTCAGGGCAAGTTTGTTCTGCCGGATCACGCCTCTTGGTAGAAGAATCCATCCATGACCGGTTTGTAACAAGGTTGGTAGAAAGAGCATTGCAAATTCGTGTAGGTGATGGTTTCAATCCTGAGACAGAGATGGGTCCGTTGGTTTCAGCCCAACATTTAAAGACCGTTGAGGATTATATTGCCATCGGTTTGTCTGAGGGAGCCCGGTTGCTGTGCGGCGGGAAACGTCCTGAAGGTGATTTGGGTAAGCATGGCAATTACTTATTACCGACAATTTTTACTGATACCCGGTCAGATATGCGGATTGTCCGGGAAGAGATATTTGGACCGGTTCTCGTTGTTCAAACCTTTAAAGACGAAGCAGATGCAATTCGGGTAGCTAATGATTGTGTTTACGGGCTTGCTGGTGCTGTATTTACAAACGATATTAGCAAAGCTCATCGGGTAATCAAAAAGATGAGGGCCGGAATCACGTGGATAAATACCTATCATCCAACATATAATGAAGCACCCTGGGGGGGGTATAAGCAGTCGGGGATCGGCCGTGAACTGGGTACTTTTGGTTTTGAAGAATATACCGAGGTGAAACAAATTAACGTCAATTTGGCTGTTGAGCCAACGGGGTGGTTTAGCCACTAA
- a CDS encoding sigma 54-interacting transcriptional regulator, with product MNLKTFLRDPIFIDKTTNLDTITERLKTEEHAYVFFRNEEKIFPVKSIDILLERQKPVEKLLKLSTCEPPLSIIPFAELTIRVLDVLAELVTLVSYDDTLKYILREEFLLIMTSTSSNNDIAWLRSLFASIPRGLMIVDLNYAVVNSNAEALRMLRIPGKELQDMRMHELLGLSSFQYVYNTHNSLLNQIITPTVNQAAILVDFVPLIMYQVVTGFALIIQDLPSVETMAMELDSVKQLNQDLEAILSTMYDEIIVVDSRGKLLRASSNYISSQWKQPPNTLIGQQLLKLKAVDELIHKVIREVQKKKQKVSLMQNNSESPRLSVGNPLFHKSGGLERIVITSRDLTEVSRLRRELEQTRKISEDYRNELERLRERVKQVQGTVPVYASPLMHEVMKEVERVAQFSATVLLRGESGVGKEVIASTIHSLSQRHTQPFIKINCAAIPDSLLESELFGYERGAFSGASQQGKTGLIIKAHKGSLFLDEISELPIGTQGKLLRVIQEREVYPVGATIPIKFDIQIIAATNRPLEELVSQGKFREDLFYRINVFPIEIPPLRERKEDIILLANVFLSQFNQTYRRNLRLSAAAMEILEAYPFPGNVRELQNLILRIAIKNDGEVIESNTVERTLMKRDSPSDKPRERFSQVIPLEQACAEVEKELVTMAMKQYQSTTKAAKALGVSQATVSRKYRQIMSKIDQ from the coding sequence ATGAATTTAAAAACGTTCTTGCGAGATCCAATTTTTATTGATAAAACTACAAACTTGGATACAATCACAGAACGTTTAAAAACCGAAGAGCATGCCTATGTGTTTTTCAGAAATGAGGAAAAAATATTTCCAGTAAAGAGTATTGATATCTTACTGGAAAGGCAGAAACCCGTAGAAAAACTTCTAAAACTGTCAACTTGCGAACCGCCTCTAAGTATAATTCCCTTCGCTGAACTCACGATCCGTGTTCTTGACGTGCTCGCCGAATTAGTGACACTGGTGAGTTATGACGATACATTAAAGTACATTTTGCGTGAAGAATTCTTATTAATAATGACGTCAACCAGTTCGAACAATGACATCGCCTGGTTACGCAGTTTGTTTGCCTCAATTCCACGCGGTTTGATGATAGTCGATCTTAACTATGCAGTGGTGAATAGCAATGCAGAAGCTCTTAGGATGTTGCGCATCCCCGGAAAAGAACTTCAGGACATGCGTATGCATGAACTTTTAGGGCTCTCCAGCTTTCAATATGTTTACAACACCCATAATTCCTTGCTGAATCAAATTATTACTCCTACCGTAAACCAGGCGGCAATTTTGGTAGATTTTGTCCCCTTAATCATGTATCAGGTTGTTACCGGTTTTGCGTTGATTATTCAGGATCTGCCCTCAGTTGAAACTATGGCTATGGAACTAGATTCAGTTAAACAGCTAAATCAAGATTTGGAAGCGATATTGTCCACAATGTATGATGAAATCATTGTTGTTGACTCTCGAGGCAAACTTTTACGTGCCAGTTCCAACTATATTTCTTCTCAATGGAAACAACCTCCAAATACTTTAATTGGCCAGCAACTCCTAAAATTAAAGGCAGTCGATGAACTTATACATAAAGTTATCCGTGAAGTGCAAAAGAAAAAGCAAAAAGTCTCTCTCATGCAAAATAACTCTGAATCCCCCCGTCTCTCCGTGGGCAATCCACTCTTTCATAAATCCGGAGGATTAGAGAGAATTGTTATTACTTCCCGAGACCTTACGGAAGTTTCCCGCCTTCGGAGAGAGCTAGAACAAACTCGTAAAATCAGTGAAGATTACCGCAATGAACTGGAACGATTGCGCGAACGAGTCAAGCAAGTTCAGGGAACTGTGCCGGTATATGCCAGTCCGTTGATGCATGAAGTAATGAAGGAAGTCGAACGTGTTGCCCAATTTTCTGCGACGGTTTTATTAAGAGGAGAATCGGGAGTAGGTAAAGAAGTCATTGCTTCCACGATCCACTCCTTAAGTCAACGTCACACTCAGCCTTTTATCAAGATAAACTGTGCTGCTATTCCTGACTCCTTGCTCGAAAGCGAATTGTTTGGGTATGAGAGGGGTGCATTTTCCGGTGCAAGCCAACAAGGAAAAACCGGTTTGATTATTAAGGCTCATAAGGGAAGTCTCTTCCTTGACGAGATATCCGAGCTGCCAATAGGCACCCAGGGTAAGCTTTTGCGGGTAATCCAGGAACGTGAGGTTTACCCGGTTGGTGCAACAATACCAATAAAATTTGATATTCAAATAATTGCTGCGACCAACCGTCCTTTAGAAGAACTAGTCTCCCAAGGCAAGTTTCGGGAAGACCTGTTTTATCGGATCAATGTTTTTCCAATAGAAATACCTCCCCTGCGTGAGCGCAAAGAAGATATCATTTTATTGGCCAATGTATTCCTGTCCCAATTTAATCAAACTTATCGGCGTAATCTGCGTCTATCTGCTGCGGCAATGGAAATTCTGGAGGCATATCCTTTTCCGGGAAACGTCCGTGAACTTCAAAATCTGATTCTGCGGATTGCGATAAAAAATGACGGGGAAGTCATAGAGAGTAATACAGTTGAAAGAACACTTATGAAGCGCGATTCCCCGTCAGACAAACCGAGGGAGAGATTTTCGCAGGTTATCCCCTTAGAACAGGCCTGTGCCGAGGTAGAAAAAGAACTTGTTACCATGGCTATGAAACAGTACCAGTCAACGACTAAAGCCGCCAAAGCACTTGGCGTCAGCCAAGCAACCGTTAGCCGGAAATACAGACAAATTATGAGCAAAATAGATCAATAA
- the gdhA gene encoding NADP-specific glutamate dehydrogenase: MSYVKEVFETVKKRNPGEPEFHQAVAEVLESLEPVIDKHPEYREACLLDRIVEPERQIIFRVPWEDDLGNIHINRGFRVQFNSAIGPHKGGLRFHPSVNLGIIKFLGFEQIFKNSLTGLPIGGAKGGSDFDPKGKSDREVMRFCQSFMSELAQHIGPDVDVPAGDIGVGGREIGFLYGHYKRLKNATEAGVLTGKGIPFGGSLARTEATGYGTVYFLSEMLADIGHELKGKTVIISGSGNVSLYACKKCQEYGARVVAMSDSNGYIYDKNGIDLELMIRLKETERKRIKEYKNYHPEAEFGENCRDIWSLKCDVALPCATQNELNAKEAEVLIENGVIAVAEGANMPSTADAAKLFQERKVLFGPAKAANAGGVATSALEMSQNSMRYSWSFEEVDQKLHGIMVNIYKMSKNAAREYGMEGNLIAGSNIAGFQKVALAMMAQGIY, translated from the coding sequence ATGTCGTACGTAAAAGAAGTATTCGAAACGGTCAAAAAGCGCAATCCGGGTGAACCTGAGTTTCATCAAGCAGTTGCTGAGGTTTTGGAGTCTTTGGAACCGGTCATTGATAAGCACCCGGAATACAGGGAGGCTTGTTTGCTGGATCGGATTGTTGAACCTGAAAGACAAATAATTTTCCGAGTTCCCTGGGAGGATGATCTGGGTAATATTCACATTAACAGGGGATTCAGGGTTCAGTTCAACAGCGCCATTGGGCCTCATAAAGGGGGATTGAGATTCCATCCTTCAGTAAATTTAGGCATTATCAAGTTTTTGGGATTTGAGCAGATTTTTAAGAATTCTTTAACCGGTTTGCCCATCGGGGGAGCTAAGGGTGGTTCTGACTTTGATCCTAAAGGAAAATCGGATCGGGAAGTTATGCGTTTTTGCCAGAGTTTCATGAGTGAGTTGGCCCAACATATTGGGCCGGATGTTGACGTGCCTGCCGGAGATATCGGAGTGGGCGGCCGGGAAATCGGTTTCTTATATGGCCATTATAAGCGCCTTAAGAATGCCACAGAAGCAGGGGTTTTAACAGGTAAAGGAATTCCTTTCGGCGGATCACTGGCGCGGACTGAAGCCACCGGATATGGGACGGTTTATTTCTTAAGTGAGATGTTGGCTGACATTGGTCATGAGTTAAAAGGCAAGACAGTTATTATTTCAGGTTCAGGCAACGTGTCACTTTATGCCTGTAAAAAATGCCAGGAATATGGAGCAAGGGTCGTCGCGATGTCCGATTCTAACGGCTATATTTACGATAAAAATGGAATTGACTTGGAATTGATGATACGTCTCAAAGAAACTGAGAGAAAAAGAATTAAAGAATATAAGAACTATCATCCTGAAGCTGAATTTGGTGAGAACTGCAGGGATATCTGGTCACTGAAATGTGATGTGGCCTTACCTTGTGCTACCCAAAACGAACTAAACGCTAAAGAGGCAGAGGTTCTCATCGAGAATGGGGTTATCGCTGTTGCTGAGGGTGCTAATATGCCGTCAACAGCAGACGCCGCAAAGTTGTTTCAAGAACGTAAGGTTTTGTTCGGTCCTGCCAAAGCAGCTAATGCAGGGGGGGTTGCGACATCTGCTCTGGAGATGAGTCAAAACAGTATGAGATACTCTTGGAGTTTTGAAGAAGTTGATCAAAAGTTGCATGGTATAATGGTAAATATATATAAAATGTCTAAGAATGCAGCAAGAGAATATGGTATGGAAGGAAATTTGATTGCTGGTTCAAATATTGCAGGTTTCCAGAAAGTTGCCTTAGCAATGATGGCTCAAGGTATTTATTGA
- a CDS encoding RMD1 family protein translates to MTIINFKAIAFLDEINVNTIAIHFGINHKFKWEESLTLDEVALKGIVRDPRDKSIFVFPFGSIVFINCQYHEIMDITDYLSHIEKNLEQISYYLDFSDDYKVEISPNEILKIYNDNLVTAYDLNFQKEIVSTVLAKSVALERIEFQIDKLIDEIEEIINYLQKGNLTVSDKKLAKMSARILDFRLRVISYIMLLDKPEITWVNEEAENLFDKLSTLFELNDRCENIRQKSEMMMDITQVFSELAHARRGSRLEYAVIFLITLEIIISIILNFVK, encoded by the coding sequence ATGACGATAATTAATTTTAAAGCTATTGCTTTCCTTGATGAAATTAATGTTAATACAATTGCTATTCATTTTGGAATTAATCATAAATTCAAATGGGAAGAATCTCTTACCTTAGATGAAGTTGCTCTAAAAGGCATTGTCCGGGATCCACGAGATAAATCAATTTTTGTCTTCCCTTTTGGCAGCATTGTATTTATCAACTGTCAATATCATGAAATCATGGATATAACAGACTACTTGAGTCATATTGAAAAAAATCTTGAGCAAATAAGTTATTACTTGGATTTCTCTGATGATTACAAAGTTGAGATATCACCAAATGAGATTTTGAAAATTTATAATGATAATCTGGTCACAGCCTATGATTTAAACTTTCAAAAGGAAATTGTTAGTACCGTATTAGCAAAATCAGTTGCATTGGAACGAATTGAATTCCAAATTGATAAATTGATAGACGAGATAGAGGAGATAATTAATTATTTGCAAAAAGGGAATTTAACAGTATCCGATAAAAAGCTGGCAAAAATGTCAGCACGTATTTTAGACTTTCGATTAAGAGTAATTTCATACATTATGCTGCTTGATAAACCTGAGATTACCTGGGTTAACGAAGAGGCTGAAAATTTGTTTGATAAACTTAGTACTCTATTTGAATTAAATGATAGGTGTGAAAATATTAGGCAGAAGTCAGAAATGATGATGGACATAACCCAAGTTTTCAGTGAGCTTGCTCATGCCAGGCGGGGTAGTCGACTAGAGTATGCTGTTATTTTTCTAATAACATTAGAAATTATTATTTCTATTATCTTGAATTTTGTAAAATGA
- a CDS encoding APC family permease: MASDNVKELRHNVLSKADSVIMGIAGTAPAYSLSASTAALVAAVGLGGPGSIVYAAIFMFGIAFAFKYLNEWRSDAGASYAWVGRAINPSLGFMSGWALIVASTLFMVAGSLPVGSATLDLLAPDLTNNVIAVTVVGAMWFIAMDVLIILGIRITNNFQKVMTTIEVACLVLITVGAFVKFNSAPVQSFSLSWFAPGDINTFMSGALVAVFYYWGWDVTANLTEETENRNSAPGYGGVFGMIAIFILFVFMQVAIQIGMTPDQIGNSNTNLLPVIGDMIFPRPWGDIAILAVIISTVATLETSLLQASRTLFAMGRDRVISTRFSELHPRFQTPWMASIVIGIVALFSFVVSSFSPSINTLMTGAINALGLQIAFYYGLTGFTSVWYYRKLFAVDKKALLMRGIWPGLSALFLWIVAIYDIPQLGWTTDLIALGALLIGLIPMVVYKKKYKSEFYKGNKENYDGQFDSSNRIGL, translated from the coding sequence TTGGCTAGTGATAATGTGAAAGAACTTCGCCATAATGTTTTGTCTAAGGCCGATTCCGTGATCATGGGAATCGCCGGCACCGCTCCAGCCTACTCTTTATCGGCCAGTACAGCGGCTTTGGTCGCCGCTGTCGGTCTAGGGGGACCCGGTTCTATTGTTTATGCAGCAATATTTATGTTTGGTATTGCATTTGCATTTAAATATTTAAATGAGTGGCGCTCCGACGCTGGTGCCAGTTATGCCTGGGTAGGTCGGGCAATTAACCCTTCCTTGGGATTCATGAGCGGCTGGGCACTTATAGTTGCTTCAACCCTCTTCATGGTTGCGGGCTCCCTGCCGGTGGGCTCTGCAACACTTGATCTGTTAGCTCCGGACTTGACAAATAATGTAATTGCCGTCACTGTGGTAGGAGCCATGTGGTTTATAGCAATGGACGTGTTAATTATTTTAGGGATTAGGATTACAAATAATTTTCAGAAAGTTATGACAACAATAGAAGTAGCTTGTCTAGTTCTTATCACCGTTGGAGCCTTTGTCAAATTCAACTCCGCGCCGGTACAGAGTTTTTCTCTAAGTTGGTTTGCTCCAGGGGATATAAACACATTTATGTCCGGTGCCTTAGTAGCTGTATTTTACTACTGGGGATGGGATGTAACCGCCAACTTGACTGAAGAGACCGAAAACAGGAATTCAGCTCCTGGGTATGGCGGAGTTTTTGGGATGATTGCTATTTTCATTTTATTTGTGTTTATGCAAGTTGCAATTCAAATTGGCATGACCCCTGATCAGATCGGCAACTCTAATACAAATCTCCTGCCGGTCATTGGCGATATGATTTTTCCCCGGCCGTGGGGAGATATTGCAATCTTGGCAGTAATCATAAGTACAGTGGCTACTTTGGAAACATCTCTCTTGCAAGCCAGCCGAACACTTTTTGCAATGGGTCGAGACCGGGTGATTAGTACCAGGTTTTCCGAATTACATCCTCGATTTCAAACGCCATGGATGGCCAGTATTGTCATTGGGATCGTAGCTTTGTTTTCTTTCGTGGTTTCAAGTTTCAGTCCCAGTATTAATACCCTGATGACAGGTGCCATAAATGCTCTTGGCTTACAAATTGCATTTTACTATGGTCTTACAGGATTTACCAGTGTTTGGTACTATCGCAAACTATTCGCTGTTGATAAAAAAGCCCTTTTAATGCGGGGAATTTGGCCCGGTTTATCCGCTCTCTTTCTATGGATTGTGGCGATATATGATATTCCCCAACTCGGTTGGACTACGGATTTAATTGCTCTTGGTGCTTTGCTGATTGGTCTGATTCCTATGGTGGTTTACAAAAAGAAATACAAAAGCGAATTTTACAAAGGCAATAAGGAAAATTATGACGGTCAGTTCGATAGTTCAAATCGGATTGGATTATAG
- a CDS encoding DUF2321 domain-containing protein — MTVNQLCRKQDASINMFERTYYMINRSSMKVTESETKDFETFNAKNISNCIKCNAFIGGVESSYCHQCGTPYPWALNKYNDLIKMVEYFELNPEDAEC; from the coding sequence GTGACTGTCAATCAATTATGCCGAAAACAAGATGCAAGCATTAATATGTTTGAAAGGACGTATTATATGATTAACAGATCAAGTATGAAAGTTACTGAGAGCGAAACGAAGGATTTTGAGACCTTTAACGCAAAGAATATCTCTAATTGTATCAAATGTAATGCGTTTATAGGAGGAGTAGAGTCATCCTATTGTCATCAATGTGGAACCCCTTATCCTTGGGCTTTAAATAAATACAATGATTTAATAAAAATGGTCGAGTATTTTGAACTCAATCCCGAAGATGCTGAATGTTAA